In Syntrophorhabdus sp., a single window of DNA contains:
- a CDS encoding UPF0182 family protein encodes MVKNRKRFILIASIIVLIAAFSRLVSLYVDWLFFVETGYRFVFSRVITVELLSGLAFGIFAFLFIFINVRLTNKVRFPTASISINGYTTVSLNTDRIVGLSRLLGLLVALFISVIGALWGANLWDQILFFIKAVPTGVFDPIFEKDVGFYLFKLPLYQSLSAFLGFLLFMSLLISVVSYAIKRGFHVNRFELFVAREIRLHLGILASLVLLKTAFGFWLDRFDLLYAPHTVITGAGYTDLHAKLFVINILVVLCVIAAAAFILAFAKSRFRSAFYPVGAIIAVYIIGMVIYPNLLQNFKVTPNELDLEKPFIEHHIKFTRYGYDLEKIDLRPFDVEYNLSANDIRKNDATIRNIRLWDESPLLKTLGQLQQIRTYYKFTSIENDRYTVDGKYLQVMLSARELSYDDLPSKSWINEKLVFTHGNGVSLAHVARITPEGLPEFIMKDIPPSSITKDIKVSTPEIYFGELTRSYAIANTRIPEFSYPTSEGNVYSSYKGSGGVAFDSFFKRLIFAAHFKDAKIMLSSDIKTDSRILYYRNITERIRRATPFLSLDQDPYMVISDSGKLYWMVDAYTVSTHLPYSRRLRNRVNYMRNSVKITVDAYNGAIRYYLSDPDDPIAKVYSAMFPGLFQDLDTMPEDLRKHIRYPKDIFKTQVALYATYHMSDPKTFYNKEDLWEIPSYGDKSMDPYYLIMKIPGEKNEEYVLLAPYTPAKRDNLAAWFAARCDTPNYGRLIVYTFPRDRLVYGPRQIDARIDQDSYISQQLTLWGQRGSQVIRGSLLIIPVESALIYIQPLYLAAQDKGGLPELRRIIVAYENNVVMDQTLEGALQKVFGGKVATPASAQTGVTPRPTGVKELAGEAAKTFERMMQLQRQGDWAGYGEQMKKLERLLKDMNK; translated from the coding sequence ATGGTAAAGAACCGGAAACGATTCATCCTGATCGCTTCTATCATCGTTCTTATTGCCGCGTTTTCGCGGCTTGTAAGTCTTTATGTCGACTGGCTCTTCTTCGTCGAAACGGGGTATCGCTTCGTGTTCTCCCGGGTCATTACGGTGGAACTCCTGTCGGGCCTCGCTTTCGGTATCTTCGCATTCCTCTTCATCTTCATCAATGTACGGCTTACGAACAAGGTCCGGTTCCCGACGGCGAGCATCTCCATCAACGGCTACACAACGGTTTCATTGAATACGGACAGGATAGTCGGGCTGTCTCGCCTCCTCGGTCTCCTGGTTGCCCTTTTCATCAGCGTCATCGGGGCACTGTGGGGGGCGAACCTTTGGGATCAGATCCTTTTCTTCATTAAAGCCGTCCCGACGGGGGTTTTCGACCCGATCTTCGAGAAGGATGTGGGTTTCTATCTCTTCAAACTGCCTCTGTATCAATCGCTGAGTGCCTTCCTGGGTTTCCTCCTTTTCATGTCCCTGCTCATCAGCGTCGTGAGTTACGCCATCAAACGCGGCTTTCACGTTAACCGCTTCGAATTGTTTGTGGCAAGAGAGATCCGGCTACACCTGGGCATTCTCGCCTCGCTGGTGCTCCTGAAGACCGCCTTCGGCTTCTGGTTGGACAGGTTCGATCTGCTCTACGCCCCCCACACCGTCATCACGGGAGCAGGCTACACCGACCTTCATGCAAAGCTTTTCGTCATAAATATCCTTGTGGTTTTGTGCGTAATTGCCGCGGCAGCCTTCATTCTCGCCTTTGCGAAGAGCAGGTTCAGATCCGCCTTTTACCCGGTCGGGGCTATTATCGCCGTCTACATCATCGGCATGGTCATCTATCCCAACCTGCTCCAGAACTTCAAGGTAACTCCCAATGAACTCGACCTGGAGAAACCCTTCATCGAGCACCACATAAAATTCACCCGTTACGGGTACGATCTCGAGAAGATCGATCTCAGGCCCTTTGACGTTGAGTACAATCTATCCGCAAATGATATCCGGAAGAACGATGCGACGATACGGAACATCAGGTTGTGGGACGAGAGCCCCCTCCTCAAAACCTTGGGACAACTCCAACAGATACGGACCTATTACAAGTTTACGAGCATCGAGAACGACCGGTACACGGTCGACGGCAAGTACCTGCAGGTGATGCTGTCCGCTCGGGAGCTCTCCTATGACGACCTCCCGAGCAAGTCATGGATCAATGAAAAATTGGTCTTCACCCATGGCAATGGCGTTTCTCTGGCGCATGTCGCCAGAATAACCCCTGAGGGTCTTCCGGAATTCATCATGAAGGACATCCCACCCAGTTCCATCACAAAGGATATCAAGGTGTCTACCCCCGAGATCTATTTCGGCGAGCTCACGAGGAGCTACGCCATCGCCAACACGCGAATCCCGGAGTTCAGCTACCCCACCTCGGAAGGGAATGTCTACAGCTCCTACAAGGGATCCGGTGGTGTGGCCTTCGATTCCTTTTTCAAGAGACTCATCTTCGCGGCCCACTTCAAGGACGCCAAGATAATGCTCTCATCCGACATCAAGACTGACAGCCGCATCCTTTATTATCGCAATATAACAGAGCGCATTCGAAGGGCGACGCCATTCCTTTCCCTGGATCAGGACCCCTACATGGTCATATCCGACTCGGGGAAGCTCTACTGGATGGTCGACGCCTACACGGTCTCGACGCATCTGCCCTATTCCCGGCGGCTACGCAACCGGGTCAACTACATGCGAAACTCCGTGAAGATAACCGTCGACGCGTACAACGGCGCGATCAGGTATTACCTGAGCGATCCCGACGACCCTATCGCGAAGGTGTACAGTGCTATGTTTCCGGGCCTCTTCCAGGACCTCGACACAATGCCTGAGGACCTGAGGAAACACATACGCTACCCCAAGGATATCTTCAAGACACAGGTAGCCCTGTACGCCACGTACCACATGAGCGACCCGAAAACGTTCTACAACAAGGAAGACCTCTGGGAGATACCTTCCTACGGGGATAAGTCGATGGATCCTTACTACCTGATCATGAAGATCCCCGGGGAGAAAAATGAGGAATATGTGCTTCTCGCCCCTTACACACCGGCAAAGAGGGATAACCTTGCGGCGTGGTTCGCGGCCCGGTGCGATACCCCCAACTACGGGAGACTCATTGTCTACACCTTTCCCCGGGACCGCCTTGTCTACGGTCCGAGACAGATCGACGCGCGCATCGATCAGGACTCCTACATATCCCAGCAGCTCACCCTGTGGGGACAGAGAGGGTCACAGGTCATACGGGGAAGCCTTCTCATCATTCCCGTGGAATCGGCCCTCATCTACATTCAGCCACTTTACCTCGCCGCCCAGGACAAGGGCGGCCTGCCGGAGCTCAGGCGGATCATCGTGGCCTATGAGAACAATGTCGTCATGGACCAGACGCTCGAAGGGGCGCTTCAAAAGGTATTCGGCGGCAAGGTCGCGACCCCTGCTTCGGCGCAAACAGGGGTAACACCCCGTCCGACAGGTGTCAAAGAACTGGCTGGAGAGGCCGCCAAAACCTTCGAGCGTATGATGCAGCTCCAGCGCCAGGGCGACTGGGCCGGTTACGGGGAACAAATGAAAAAGCTGGAAAGACTGTTGAAGGACATGAATAAATAG
- a CDS encoding GntR family transcriptional regulator, with translation MAQTKTKQPTKQPEDSSQVAYQGIRRMIYTRELVPGQKIAYRDLAEKLGLSPTPIIQALKRLELLGFVCHEPNRGFYMSPFSLKEIEEIYELRELIEPSLVADAVRNIDKKGLADLKAALEAHLSAERDFYLKERLFKNREFHLTLASLSKKETQIRILHNLFDILFLKYSDLPRSSLVATDQEHQEIYDAVALRSMDRAQAVLKNHVTNVKIQVLSSVRKMLAEQERSEF, from the coding sequence ATGGCACAGACAAAGACGAAACAACCAACCAAACAACCGGAAGACAGCAGTCAGGTGGCGTACCAGGGCATTCGGCGGATGATCTACACCAGGGAACTCGTCCCGGGTCAGAAGATCGCTTACAGGGACCTGGCGGAGAAGCTCGGCCTCAGCCCAACGCCCATCATTCAGGCGTTGAAACGGCTTGAGCTCCTCGGGTTCGTCTGTCATGAGCCGAACAGGGGATTCTACATGTCTCCCTTCAGTCTCAAGGAGATCGAGGAGATCTACGAGTTGCGGGAGCTCATCGAACCTTCCCTGGTGGCCGACGCGGTCCGGAACATCGACAAGAAGGGGCTGGCGGATCTCAAGGCCGCTCTTGAGGCGCATCTCTCCGCGGAACGCGATTTCTACCTGAAAGAGAGGCTCTTCAAGAACAGGGAGTTCCATCTGACCCTGGCATCACTTTCGAAGAAGGAGACGCAGATACGCATACTCCACAATCTCTTCGACATTCTCTTTCTCAAGTACAGCGATCTGCCGAGGTCATCGCTGGTGGCGACGGACCAGGAACATCAGGAAATATATGACGCCGTTGCGCTGAGGAGCATGGACCGGGCGCAGGCGGTGCTGAAGAACCACGTCACGAATGTGAAGATCCAGGTACTGTCGAGCGTCCGCAAGATGCTCGCCGAACAGGAACGTTCCGAATTCTAG
- the sucD gene encoding succinate--CoA ligase subunit alpha, which produces MSILMNDSTRVIVQGITGRIGSAQTHWMLEYGTRVVGGVTPGKGGTSVEGVPVFNSVLEAVKETGANASVFFVPAAFVLDAFLETIDAGVKLIVIVPEHIPVKDVLKMRSYAMERGVFALGPTTPGILVPGMGKMGIMPASLFAPGRVGIISRSGTLSYEFAGILSETNVGQSTVVGMGADPVVLRNLADILELFENDKDTDAVIVVGEVGGEQEEKAAGFIARKMSKPVAAYIAGRYSPQGKKMGHAGAIVRGSAGTHAGKHEALRSAGVEVLESPIDVAKWAKKHKLK; this is translated from the coding sequence ATGAGCATACTCATGAACGATTCCACACGTGTTATAGTACAGGGCATCACCGGCCGTATCGGAAGTGCCCAGACGCACTGGATGCTTGAATACGGCACACGCGTCGTAGGCGGCGTCACACCCGGGAAGGGCGGAACGTCAGTCGAGGGCGTGCCTGTCTTCAACAGCGTCCTCGAAGCCGTGAAGGAAACGGGGGCCAATGCTTCGGTGTTCTTTGTTCCCGCGGCCTTCGTCCTCGACGCCTTCCTCGAGACGATCGACGCCGGAGTGAAACTCATCGTCATCGTCCCCGAGCACATCCCCGTCAAGGACGTTCTGAAAATGCGCAGTTATGCAATGGAAAGGGGCGTTTTCGCCCTCGGCCCGACAACCCCGGGTATCCTTGTTCCCGGAATGGGTAAGATGGGCATCATGCCGGCATCTCTCTTCGCACCCGGGCGGGTGGGCATCATATCACGCAGCGGAACCCTTTCCTACGAGTTTGCCGGCATCCTGTCGGAGACCAATGTCGGGCAAAGCACCGTCGTGGGCATGGGCGCCGACCCCGTTGTCCTCAGAAACCTCGCGGACATCCTGGAGCTTTTCGAAAATGACAAGGACACGGACGCCGTCATCGTCGTCGGAGAGGTTGGCGGAGAGCAGGAAGAGAAGGCAGCAGGTTTCATTGCACGGAAAATGTCGAAACCTGTCGCGGCATACATAGCGGGCCGTTATTCGCCCCAGGGCAAGAAGATGGGCCATGCCGGAGCCATAGTGCGCGGCAGCGCCGGCACCCACGCGGGCAAACACGAGGCCCTCCGCTCTGCCGGGGTCGAGGTCCTCGAAAGCCCCATCGACGTAGCAAAATGGGCAAAAAAACACAAGCTGAAGTAG
- a CDS encoding TRAP transporter small permease has protein sequence MRYLDTFNNFCNKVLLFLGGISVLALMLLATGNVVLRVFHLPFRGTYEIVSFLGAVVIAFALGYTQKRKDHIVVDILTEKFPEPLKNLIDKVAYLAITLFFGVVSWQLYVWGMKIWESSEVSETLKIVFHPYVFMVAVGFALLSFTAFIDFLKKLFHEEN, from the coding sequence ATGCGCTACCTGGACACCTTCAACAACTTCTGCAACAAGGTTCTGCTTTTCCTCGGCGGCATATCGGTGCTAGCACTCATGCTGCTGGCCACGGGCAACGTCGTCCTGAGGGTATTTCACCTTCCCTTTCGGGGCACTTACGAGATCGTCTCCTTTCTCGGCGCGGTTGTGATCGCTTTCGCGCTCGGCTACACCCAAAAGCGCAAGGACCATATAGTCGTTGACATTCTTACCGAAAAGTTCCCTGAGCCTTTGAAGAACCTTATCGACAAGGTGGCCTATCTCGCGATCACGCTCTTCTTCGGCGTCGTGTCATGGCAGCTGTACGTGTGGGGGATGAAGATATGGGAGTCGAGCGAAGTATCGGAGACGTTGAAGATCGTCTTCCATCCTTATGTCTTCATGGTAGCCGTCGGCTTCGCGCTGCTGTCGTTCACGGCATTCATTGATTTTCTGAAGAAACTCTTTCACGAGGAGAACTAG
- a CDS encoding TRAP transporter large permease, whose product MDGPIVGIYGIIIMFATLFLVRIPAGFTMAIIGFLGVAYVTSFKAAFGMIGADMWGIFSNYGLTVIPMFILVGEFVHYAGYNNGLYNATHKWFGHYKGGLAITTIMACAAFSAISGSNTATAATMSTVAIPEMKKYNYHPMLNAGSVAAGATLGVLIPPSIVLVVYGLYTGQSIGKLFFGNVIPSAILTAAIAATVGYICWRHPDWGPKASRSSWRERFRALPDIVDILILFGIIMYALFTGVVTATEAAATSCTLALIICLIRRKLPWDGFIKSIVDTLRISCLVFMIVAGAVIFGRFITVTRLPFEIAGWISGLDLPSWVLLWLIIICYIIGGCVMDALAFLLVSLPIFYPLVTQLGYDPIWFGQVITIVTTMGSIMPPIGICCYVVAGMAKDIPLASVFRGAFYYIPAYIVSIILLMLSPYWTVLILSNLVK is encoded by the coding sequence ATGGATGGACCTATCGTCGGCATCTACGGAATCATTATCATGTTCGCGACCCTTTTCCTTGTCAGGATACCTGCCGGCTTCACCATGGCGATCATCGGGTTTCTCGGTGTCGCTTACGTGACATCCTTTAAGGCAGCTTTCGGAATGATCGGCGCCGACATGTGGGGGATCTTCTCCAACTATGGGTTGACGGTTATTCCCATGTTCATCCTTGTAGGGGAGTTCGTACATTACGCGGGTTACAACAACGGCCTCTACAACGCGACCCACAAATGGTTCGGCCACTACAAGGGTGGTCTCGCGATCACGACGATCATGGCGTGCGCCGCCTTTTCCGCCATAAGCGGCAGTAACACGGCCACGGCCGCAACGATGAGCACCGTTGCAATCCCGGAGATGAAGAAGTACAACTACCATCCCATGCTCAACGCGGGCTCCGTGGCCGCGGGCGCAACACTGGGCGTTCTCATACCTCCCAGCATTGTCCTTGTCGTATACGGGCTATACACGGGCCAATCGATCGGGAAGCTCTTCTTTGGGAACGTCATTCCCAGCGCTATACTCACGGCTGCCATAGCCGCCACCGTCGGATACATCTGCTGGCGTCACCCCGACTGGGGGCCCAAGGCAAGCAGGAGTTCCTGGAGGGAACGTTTCCGGGCCCTCCCCGATATCGTCGATATCCTCATACTCTTCGGCATCATCATGTACGCCCTGTTCACGGGAGTGGTGACGGCCACCGAGGCCGCGGCGACGAGCTGCACCCTGGCGCTCATCATCTGCCTTATACGGCGCAAACTCCCCTGGGACGGGTTCATAAAGTCGATCGTCGACACCCTCAGGATCTCCTGTCTCGTGTTCATGATCGTGGCGGGCGCTGTCATATTCGGCCGGTTCATAACGGTCACCCGGCTCCCCTTCGAGATCGCGGGCTGGATCAGCGGGCTCGACCTGCCAAGCTGGGTGCTGCTGTGGTTGATAATCATATGCTATATAATAGGCGGCTGCGTCATGGACGCGCTGGCCTTCCTTCTCGTGTCCCTTCCCATATTCTATCCTCTCGTCACACAGTTGGGATACGACCCGATCTGGTTCGGTCAGGTCATAACCATCGTGACAACCATGGGTTCCATCATGCCGCCCATAGGGATATGCTGCTACGTTGTCGCGGGGATGGCCAAGGATATTCCCCTCGCATCCGTCTTCAGGGGGGCGTTCTACTACATTCCCGCCTACATAGTATCCATAATCCTGCTCATGCTGTCCCCGTACTGGACAGTACTCATACTCTCGAATCTTGTAAAATAG
- a CDS encoding thioesterase yields MPRIKIEEQASYEFTFPVTLYPRDINYGGHLGNDSLLVIIGSARAEMFHSMGFAEGDLGDGKTGIIMSDMVVNYRSEGFIFDKLVIDTHIGEIRSGGFRVFHRVTNKGKLLALVETGFATFNHSIHRLAHVPEVFVKTLKEYQGK; encoded by the coding sequence ATGCCGCGCATCAAGATTGAAGAACAGGCAAGTTACGAATTCACGTTCCCGGTGACGCTCTATCCCCGGGACATCAATTACGGGGGACACCTGGGGAATGATTCTCTCCTGGTGATCATCGGGAGCGCACGGGCAGAGATGTTCCATTCAATGGGCTTTGCCGAAGGAGACCTGGGCGACGGCAAGACGGGGATCATCATGTCCGATATGGTTGTGAACTACAGGTCCGAGGGATTCATCTTTGACAAGCTCGTGATCGATACCCACATCGGAGAGATACGCTCCGGGGGTTTTCGGGTATTTCACCGCGTGACGAACAAGGGCAAGCTTCTCGCGCTCGTGGAAACCGGTTTCGCGACCTTTAACCACTCGATACATCGCCTGGCCCATGTTCCCGAGGTCTTCGTAAAAACCCTTAAGGAATACCAGGGAAAATGA
- a CDS encoding 4-hydroxybutyryl-CoA dehydratase: MGIKTKDEYIESLRSLKPTAYMFGEKLTDIVDNPRLRAGIEATGATYEMAELDPDLMITTSPLINEPVSRFTLPPGNAEDLVARVKVNRKIANHVGTCHQRCTGLDCLSTLAIVTYDIDKKYGTEYYPRFMEFLKYMQKNDLTANAGVTDVKGDRSLLPYQQVDKDMFIHVVEKRADGIVVRGAKAHQTGSLSSHEIIVLPSRAMAKEDKDYALAFAVPADTKGLIHVVGRSSLDMRELDGCDIGNAYYSKYCPTLIFDDVFVPWDRVFLCGETEFALDMVVKFSSFHRQSHGGCKAGKIDCMVGCALTLMDYNGTSKVSHLKQKVIDMIHRAETLYGCCLASSYEGKKQPSGAYFIDTVLANASKIHEGKEMAEATRLMIDCSGGFVADLPSDRDFSNPEIGDLLKKYLKGVDSVPVEKRIKMYRLAEKLALESADTISDIHGGGSPEAHRVTIFRETNINDKKKAARRLAGIDE, encoded by the coding sequence ATGGGTATCAAGACAAAAGACGAATATATCGAATCATTGAGGTCTCTCAAACCGACCGCCTACATGTTCGGAGAGAAGCTGACGGACATCGTGGACAACCCCCGTCTTCGCGCCGGCATCGAGGCGACGGGCGCGACGTACGAGATGGCGGAGCTTGACCCCGATCTCATGATCACGACAAGTCCGCTCATCAATGAACCGGTGAGTCGTTTTACGCTTCCCCCGGGAAACGCTGAAGACCTTGTCGCCCGCGTGAAGGTGAACCGTAAGATAGCGAATCACGTGGGAACCTGCCACCAGAGGTGCACCGGCCTCGACTGCCTGTCGACCCTGGCCATAGTCACGTACGACATTGACAAGAAGTACGGCACCGAATACTATCCCAGGTTCATGGAATTCCTGAAATACATGCAGAAGAACGATCTCACCGCCAATGCCGGCGTTACCGACGTCAAGGGCGACCGTTCGCTGCTTCCCTATCAGCAGGTTGACAAGGACATGTTCATCCACGTGGTGGAGAAACGGGCGGACGGCATAGTTGTCCGTGGCGCAAAGGCCCATCAGACCGGGTCTCTGTCCTCCCACGAGATCATCGTCCTGCCGAGCAGGGCCATGGCAAAAGAGGATAAGGACTATGCCCTTGCCTTCGCGGTGCCGGCCGATACCAAGGGCCTTATCCACGTTGTCGGCCGTTCGAGCCTTGACATGCGGGAACTGGACGGATGTGACATCGGCAACGCCTATTACTCAAAGTATTGCCCGACCCTGATATTTGACGATGTGTTCGTCCCATGGGACAGGGTTTTTCTGTGTGGTGAAACGGAATTCGCACTCGATATGGTGGTGAAGTTCTCATCCTTCCATCGTCAAAGCCACGGCGGCTGCAAGGCCGGCAAGATCGACTGCATGGTCGGTTGCGCCCTCACCCTGATGGACTACAACGGCACCTCCAAGGTGAGCCACCTCAAGCAGAAAGTGATCGATATGATACACAGGGCCGAAACCCTTTACGGTTGCTGTCTCGCTTCCTCGTACGAAGGCAAGAAGCAGCCTTCCGGTGCTTACTTTATCGATACGGTCCTTGCCAATGCTTCCAAGATACACGAGGGCAAGGAGATGGCCGAAGCAACAAGGCTCATGATAGACTGCAGCGGCGGTTTTGTGGCCGACCTGCCTTCGGACAGAGATTTTTCGAACCCTGAGATCGGTGATTTGCTGAAGAAATATCTCAAGGGCGTTGACAGCGTTCCCGTCGAGAAGAGGATAAAAATGTACCGCCTGGCGGAGAAACTGGCCCTCGAAAGCGCCGACACGATCTCCGACATCCACGGCGGCGGGTCTCCCGAGGCTCACAGGGTCACGATCTTCCGGGAAACGAATATAAACGACAAGAAGAAGGCCGCCAGGCGGCTCGCAGGAATAGACGAATAG
- a CDS encoding succinyl-CoA synthetase subunit beta: protein MRLHEYEALDIFEQNRIPVPRRELVSDMHDALHAAGEIGYPVIIKAQVLVGGRGLAGGIKTASNPDELKEVADALFNSEIKGMPVRKALLCQKVDIARELYLGITVDGYSGKPVIVVSTEGGVLIEETAKTSPEKIAAIHIEPSFGYYPYQARSLLRMLGLEQKLITPWSEIIGQLYHIATRYEALIAEINPLVVLSNGALMAVDAVLEVDDSALSRIRFPLPDRVDRIENPLERRGREIGVTYVDLEGDIGLISSGAGLGMASMDIIGQKMRPANFLETGGGITADLLYRCMELIMMKPDLRGIFINVYGGINPIHEGAKGVIRYMQEHNVRIPVVAKALGNRQEETWEIFKSGGVHVVTEAATEKAVEVLYKLVGPDRKSGTGGTKTREKRV, encoded by the coding sequence ATGAGACTTCACGAATATGAAGCACTGGACATCTTTGAACAGAACCGCATTCCCGTTCCCCGCCGTGAGCTTGTCAGCGACATGCACGACGCGCTTCACGCCGCCGGTGAGATCGGGTATCCCGTCATCATCAAGGCACAGGTGCTCGTCGGCGGCCGGGGGCTTGCCGGAGGCATCAAGACGGCGTCGAACCCGGACGAGTTGAAAGAGGTGGCTGACGCGCTCTTCAATTCCGAGATCAAGGGGATGCCCGTCCGCAAAGCACTCCTGTGCCAGAAAGTGGATATCGCCAGGGAGCTGTACCTCGGCATCACCGTTGACGGTTATTCGGGCAAACCGGTCATTGTCGTCAGTACCGAGGGTGGTGTCCTTATCGAGGAGACGGCAAAGACATCACCGGAGAAGATAGCCGCCATCCACATCGAACCATCATTCGGTTATTATCCCTACCAGGCGCGGAGCCTCCTGAGGATGCTCGGCCTCGAGCAGAAGCTCATCACTCCCTGGAGCGAGATAATCGGCCAGCTTTACCATATAGCCACGCGGTACGAGGCCCTCATCGCCGAGATCAACCCCCTCGTCGTGTTATCGAACGGTGCCCTGATGGCCGTCGACGCCGTCCTGGAGGTCGACGACTCCGCCCTTTCGCGGATACGTTTTCCCCTGCCCGACCGCGTCGACCGCATCGAGAACCCCCTGGAGAGAAGAGGCAGGGAGATCGGCGTCACTTACGTTGACCTCGAGGGCGACATAGGTCTCATATCCTCGGGAGCTGGCCTGGGCATGGCCTCCATGGACATCATCGGCCAGAAGATGAGGCCTGCGAATTTCCTCGAAACCGGCGGAGGCATAACGGCGGACCTTCTGTACCGGTGTATGGAACTTATCATGATGAAGCCCGACCTGAGGGGCATATTCATAAATGTATACGGCGGCATCAACCCCATCCACGAGGGCGCGAAGGGCGTTATCCGCTACATGCAGGAGCACAACGTCAGGATCCCCGTTGTCGCCAAGGCGCTGGGCAACCGTCAGGAAGAAACGTGGGAGATATTCAAGTCCGGCGGTGTCCACGTCGTGACGGAAGCGGCTACGGAAAAGGCCGTGGAGGTTCTCTACAAGCTTGTCGGACCCGATAGGAAGAGCGGAACCGGGGGCACGAAGACCCGGGAAAAGCGCGTATGA